From one bacterium Scap17 genomic stretch:
- a CDS encoding GlxA family transcriptional regulator, whose product MAGETRQPQTIGFLLLDSFTLISLASAVEPLRMANQLAGRELYRWYTVTLEGAPVRASDGLQVTPDTSTEACPPLDIVIVCGGVGIQRSVHRPHVSWLQAQARAGRKLGAVCTGSWALAQAGLLEGHETSIHWECLAAMQEAFPRVPLTTRLFSIDQDRATASGGTAPMDMMLTMIGREHGRELAAGISEMFICDRVRGEQDQQRVPLKHVLGTTQPKLLEIVALMEANLEEPIGLDELAHYVDVSRRQLERLFQRYLHCSPSRYYLKLRLTRARQLLKQTALSIIEVASACGFVSTPHFSKCYREYFGMPPRDERIGGERSVSVLEVPCRADGDHQLTGVASLEGLLHQSIGQSMVGNAPLQPASESPVSSAILALANARGEPTYASVRLQG is encoded by the coding sequence ATGGCCGGCGAGACGCGCCAGCCACAGACCATCGGCTTCCTGCTGCTCGACAGCTTCACGCTCATCTCGCTGGCCTCGGCGGTGGAACCGCTGCGCATGGCCAATCAGCTGGCCGGACGCGAGCTGTACCGCTGGTATACCGTGACGCTGGAAGGCGCCCCCGTGCGCGCCAGCGATGGCCTGCAGGTCACACCCGATACCTCCACCGAGGCCTGCCCGCCGCTGGATATCGTCATCGTGTGCGGTGGCGTCGGCATCCAGCGCTCCGTGCATCGTCCGCATGTCAGCTGGCTGCAGGCGCAGGCGCGTGCCGGTCGCAAGCTGGGTGCCGTCTGCACCGGCAGCTGGGCGCTGGCCCAGGCAGGGCTGCTCGAAGGCCATGAGACCAGCATCCACTGGGAGTGTCTGGCCGCGATGCAGGAAGCCTTCCCGCGCGTGCCGTTGACCACACGACTGTTCTCCATCGATCAGGACCGCGCCACGGCCTCCGGCGGTACCGCGCCGATGGACATGATGCTGACCATGATCGGTCGCGAGCATGGCCGCGAGCTGGCGGCGGGCATCTCCGAGATGTTCATCTGCGATCGCGTACGTGGCGAGCAGGACCAGCAGCGCGTGCCGCTCAAGCATGTGCTGGGCACCACCCAGCCCAAGCTTCTGGAAATCGTCGCGCTGATGGAGGCCAATCTGGAAGAGCCCATCGGCCTGGACGAGCTGGCGCACTATGTCGATGTCTCGCGCCGTCAGCTGGAGCGGCTGTTCCAGCGCTATCTGCACTGCTCGCCGTCGCGCTACTACCTCAAGCTGCGCCTGACCCGCGCGCGTCAGCTGCTCAAGCAGACGGCGCTGTCGATCATCGAGGTGGCCTCGGCCTGTGGCTTCGTGTCCACGCCGCACTTCTCCAAGTGCTACCGCGAGTACTTCGGCATGCCGCCGCGTGACGAGCGCATCGGTGGCGAGCGCAGTGTCAGCGTGCTGGAGGTGCCGTGTCGCGCCGATGGCGATCACCAGCTGACCGGTGTCGCCAGTCTGGAAGGGCTGCTGCACCAGTCGATCGGCCAGAGCATGGTCGGCAATGCGCCCCTGCAACCGGCCAGCGAGTCCCCCGTCTCCTCGGCGATTCTGGCACTGGCCAATGCGCGCGGTGAGCCGACCTACGCCAGCGTGCGTCTGCAGGGCTGA
- the mtgA gene encoding monofunctional biosynthetic peptidoglycan transglycosylase, translating into MRPMERLRWLAVWAFKVVACWMVACIGLVVLLRFVPLPVSMVMLEKWGYGLVTGEPMALQHDWVPMEQISNNARLAVIASEDQKFPDHYGFDVDQIVKAIDARLAGERLRGASTISQQTAKNVFLWNGRSWVRKGLEVWFTILIEMIWPKERILEVYLNVAEWGPGVFGVEAAAEHHFNTDAASLSAYQASLLAAVLPNPIRFNAGKPSAYIQRRASWTRRQMNNLGMGYLKRLEQPRGWLSWDLLPSLKELSPAH; encoded by the coding sequence ATGCGCCCGATGGAGCGCCTGCGCTGGCTGGCGGTGTGGGCATTCAAGGTCGTCGCTTGCTGGATGGTGGCCTGCATCGGCCTGGTGGTATTGCTGCGCTTCGTGCCGCTGCCGGTGTCGATGGTGATGCTGGAGAAGTGGGGCTATGGCCTGGTCACCGGCGAGCCGATGGCGCTGCAGCATGACTGGGTGCCGATGGAGCAGATTTCCAACAATGCCCGTCTGGCGGTGATCGCCTCGGAAGACCAGAAATTCCCCGATCACTACGGCTTCGATGTCGATCAGATCGTCAAGGCCATCGATGCGCGGCTGGCCGGTGAGCGTCTGCGCGGCGCCAGTACCATCAGCCAGCAGACCGCCAAGAATGTCTTCCTGTGGAACGGGCGCAGCTGGGTGCGCAAGGGGCTGGAGGTCTGGTTCACCATCCTGATCGAGATGATCTGGCCCAAGGAGCGCATTCTCGAGGTCTATCTGAATGTCGCCGAATGGGGGCCGGGGGTCTTCGGCGTCGAGGCCGCGGCCGAGCATCACTTCAATACCGATGCCGCCAGCCTTTCCGCCTACCAGGCCAGCCTGCTGGCGGCGGTATTGCCCAACCCGATCCGCTTCAATGCCGGCAAGCCCTCGGCCTATATCCAGCGCCGCGCCAGTTGGACGCGCCGTCAGATGAACAATCTCGGCATGGGCTACTTGAAGCGTCTGGAACAGCCGCGTGGCTGGCTGAGCTGGGACCTGCTGCCTTCGCTCAAGGAGCTGTCCCCCGCGCATTGA
- a CDS encoding membrane dipeptidase, with translation MSEFSSSFGGSDAARALHDDSIVIDGLVIAKWQRELFEDMRKGGLTAANCTVSVWEGFQATVNNIVKSNQLIAESSDLVCVARTAADIRAAKAAGKTGIIYGFQNANAYEDQIGYVDVFKQLGVGIVQMCYNTQNLVGTGCYERDGGLSGFGREMVAEMNRVGVMCDLSHVGSKTSEEVILESKVPVCYSHCAPAGLKDHPRNKSDAELRFIAEHGGFVGVTMFTPFLKAGVNATVDDYVEAIEYVMNLVGEDAIGIGTDFTQGHGQDFFEWLTHDKGYARRLTNFGKIVNPEGIRTIGEFPNLTEALLRRGMSEHQVRKIMGENWLRTLENVWGG, from the coding sequence ATGTCCGAATTCTCCTCCTCCTTCGGTGGGTCCGATGCGGCCCGCGCCCTGCACGATGACAGCATCGTCATCGATGGTCTGGTGATCGCCAAGTGGCAGCGCGAGCTGTTCGAGGACATGCGCAAGGGCGGTCTGACCGCTGCCAACTGCACTGTCTCGGTCTGGGAAGGCTTCCAGGCGACCGTCAACAACATCGTCAAGAGCAACCAGCTGATCGCCGAGAGCAGCGATCTGGTCTGCGTGGCGCGCACGGCCGCCGACATCCGCGCCGCCAAGGCCGCCGGCAAGACCGGCATCATCTACGGCTTCCAGAATGCCAACGCCTATGAAGACCAGATCGGCTATGTCGATGTCTTCAAGCAGCTCGGCGTGGGCATCGTGCAGATGTGCTACAACACCCAGAATCTGGTCGGCACCGGCTGCTACGAGCGCGACGGCGGCCTGTCCGGCTTCGGCCGCGAGATGGTCGCCGAGATGAACCGCGTCGGCGTGATGTGTGATCTCTCCCACGTCGGCTCGAAGACCTCCGAGGAAGTCATCCTCGAGTCCAAGGTACCTGTCTGCTATTCCCACTGCGCGCCGGCCGGTCTCAAGGACCACCCGCGCAACAAGTCCGATGCCGAGCTGCGCTTCATCGCTGAACACGGCGGCTTCGTCGGCGTCACCATGTTCACCCCCTTCCTCAAGGCCGGCGTCAACGCCACCGTCGACGACTACGTCGAGGCCATCGAATACGTGATGAACCTGGTCGGCGAGGATGCCATCGGCATCGGCACCGACTTCACCCAGGGTCACGGCCAGGACTTCTTCGAGTGGCTGACCCACGACAAGGGCTACGCCCGTCGTCTCACCAACTTCGGCAAGATCGTCAATCCGGAAGGCATCCGCACCATCGGCGAGTTCCCCAATCTGACCGAGGCGCTGCTGCGTCGCGGCATGAGCGAGCATCAGGTACGCAAGATCATGGGCGAGAACTGGCTGCGCACGCTGGAAAATGTCTGGGGCGGCTGA
- a CDS encoding hydrocarbon binding protein: MSKMAPELPIEVDSETGVWTSDALPMLYVPRHFFINNHVAVEEALGVEKYAEILYHAGYKSAWHWCEKEAELHGLVGVEVFEHYMKRLSQRGWGLFITEEIDLERGTCKVRLEHSCFVYQQGKTGTKLEYMFTGWFAGAMDQILAARGSELRTDAVQTQSGGEEGCDVGYFEVAPGTV, from the coding sequence ATGAGCAAGATGGCCCCTGAACTGCCGATCGAAGTGGATAGCGAGACTGGCGTCTGGACGTCCGATGCGCTGCCGATGCTGTACGTGCCGCGCCACTTCTTCATCAACAACCATGTCGCGGTGGAAGAGGCGCTGGGCGTGGAGAAATACGCCGAGATTCTCTATCACGCCGGCTACAAGAGCGCCTGGCACTGGTGCGAGAAGGAAGCCGAGCTGCATGGCCTGGTCGGCGTGGAAGTCTTCGAGCACTACATGAAGCGTCTGTCGCAGCGCGGCTGGGGTCTGTTCATCACCGAGGAGATCGATCTGGAGCGCGGTACCTGCAAGGTGCGCCTGGAACACTCCTGCTTCGTCTATCAGCAGGGCAAGACCGGCACAAAGCTTGAATACATGTTCACCGGCTGGTTCGCCGGCGCGATGGACCAGATTCTGGCCGCGCGTGGCAGCGAGCTGCGCACCGACGCCGTCCAGACCCAGAGCGGGGGTGAGGAAGGCTGTGACGTGGGGTATTTCGAGGTCGCTCCCGGAACAGTGTGA
- the dgcA gene encoding dimethylglycine demethylation protein DgcA: protein MAFDALFQPIEIGKLTIRNRVVSTAHAEVYATDGGMTTERYVRYYEEKAKGGCGLCICGGSSVVSIDSPQGWWSSVNLSTDRIIPHFQNLADAVHKHGGKIMIQITHMGRRSRWDGFDWTSLMSPSGIREPVHRSTCKTIEVEEIQRIIADFAQAARRAKEGGLDGVELSAVHQHLIDQFWSPRVNKRTDEWGGSFEGRMKFGLEVLKAVRAEVGDDFVVGMRICGDEFHPDGLSHDDMKQIAAYYDATGLLDFFGVIGSGCDTHNSLANVIPNMSYPPEPFLHLASGIKEVVSIPVIHAQNIKDPNQAERILEGGYVDMVGMTRAHIADPHIIAKIKMGQLDQIKQCVGANYCIDRQYQGLDVLCIQNAATSREYMGLPHQIEKTSGPVRKVVIVGGGPAGMEAARVCAERGHDVTLFEARDELGGQITIAAKAPQRDQIAGITRWYQLELARLKVDLRLGTRADEATIRDLRGDVVILAVGGRPFMDQFASWGYDEDPAKSLIVSSWDVLDGRVAPGSNVLIYDSICEFSGVSVADYLADKGARVEIVTDDIKPGAAVGGTTFPTYYRSLYAKEVVMTSDMVLHEVYREGEGLVAVLENEYTGTLEERVVDQIVVENGVRPDEALYYAFKDGSLNKGQIDVESLYAIKPQPCLSQATEGNDYLLFRLGDCNAPRNTHAAIYDALRLCKDF, encoded by the coding sequence ATGGCATTCGACGCACTCTTCCAGCCGATCGAGATCGGCAAGCTGACCATCCGCAACCGCGTCGTCAGTACCGCCCACGCCGAGGTGTATGCCACCGATGGCGGCATGACCACCGAGCGCTACGTGCGCTACTACGAAGAGAAGGCCAAGGGCGGGTGTGGCCTGTGCATCTGTGGTGGCTCCTCGGTGGTCTCCATCGACAGCCCGCAGGGCTGGTGGAGCTCCGTCAATCTGTCGACCGACCGCATCATTCCGCATTTCCAGAATCTGGCCGATGCCGTGCACAAGCATGGCGGCAAGATCATGATCCAGATTACCCACATGGGCCGTCGCTCGCGCTGGGACGGCTTCGACTGGACCTCACTGATGTCACCGTCCGGCATCCGCGAGCCGGTCCATCGCTCCACCTGCAAGACCATCGAGGTGGAGGAGATCCAGCGCATCATCGCTGATTTCGCCCAGGCGGCGCGGCGTGCCAAGGAAGGCGGCCTGGACGGCGTCGAGCTGTCCGCCGTGCACCAGCACCTGATCGACCAGTTCTGGAGCCCGCGCGTCAACAAGCGCACCGATGAGTGGGGCGGCAGCTTCGAGGGCCGCATGAAGTTCGGCCTCGAAGTGCTCAAGGCGGTGCGTGCCGAAGTCGGCGACGACTTCGTGGTCGGCATGCGCATCTGTGGCGATGAATTCCATCCCGATGGCCTGTCCCACGACGACATGAAGCAGATCGCGGCCTATTACGACGCCACCGGTCTGCTCGACTTCTTCGGCGTGATCGGCTCCGGCTGTGATACCCACAACAGCCTCGCCAACGTCATTCCCAACATGTCCTACCCGCCGGAACCCTTCCTGCACCTGGCGTCCGGCATCAAGGAAGTCGTCTCGATTCCGGTGATCCACGCCCAGAACATCAAGGACCCCAACCAGGCCGAGCGTATCCTGGAAGGCGGCTATGTCGACATGGTCGGCATGACCCGCGCCCACATCGCCGACCCGCACATCATTGCCAAGATCAAGATGGGCCAGCTCGACCAGATCAAGCAGTGCGTCGGCGCCAACTACTGCATCGACCGCCAGTATCAGGGCCTCGACGTGCTGTGCATCCAGAATGCCGCCACCTCGCGCGAATACATGGGCCTGCCGCACCAGATCGAGAAGACCAGCGGCCCGGTGCGCAAGGTCGTCATCGTCGGCGGCGGTCCGGCCGGCATGGAGGCGGCCCGCGTATGCGCCGAACGCGGCCACGACGTGACGCTGTTCGAGGCCCGTGACGAGCTGGGCGGTCAGATCACCATCGCCGCCAAGGCGCCGCAGCGTGATCAGATCGCCGGCATCACGCGCTGGTATCAGCTGGAACTGGCACGCCTGAAGGTCGACCTGCGCCTGGGTACCCGAGCCGATGAGGCCACCATCCGTGACCTGCGCGGCGATGTGGTGATCCTCGCGGTGGGCGGTCGTCCGTTCATGGACCAGTTCGCGTCCTGGGGCTACGACGAAGACCCGGCCAAGAGCCTGATCGTCTCTTCATGGGACGTGCTGGACGGGCGCGTCGCGCCGGGCAGCAACGTGCTGATCTACGACAGCATCTGCGAGTTCTCCGGGGTCTCGGTGGCCGACTATCTGGCCGACAAGGGCGCCAGGGTCGAGATCGTCACCGACGACATCAAGCCGGGTGCGGCGGTCGGCGGCACCACCTTCCCGACCTACTACCGCAGCCTGTATGCCAAGGAAGTCGTGATGACCTCCGACATGGTGCTGCATGAGGTCTACCGCGAAGGCGAGGGCCTGGTAGCGGTGCTCGAGAACGAATACACCGGCACGCTGGAAGAGCGCGTCGTCGATCAGATCGTGGTCGAGAACGGCGTACGCCCGGATGAGGCGCTCTATTACGCCTTCAAGGACGGCTCGCTCAACAAGGGCCAGATCGACGTCGAGTCGCTCTACGCCATCAAGCCGCAGCCGTGCCTGAGCCAGGCCACCGAGGGCAATGATTACCTGCTGTTCCGCCTCGGTGACTGCAACGCACCGCGCAACACCCACGCCGCCATCTATGACGCCCTGCGTCTGTGCAAGGACTTCTGA
- a CDS encoding DUF3483 domain-containing protein, which translates to MNDTILSVLIFTALALAALGAVKRIGLWRQGRADATSMSMGELIASLAKVPRRYGVDLHHVVARDRYMANTHVATGGGFVAAALLMVVVYGFGIDSAWLGVLLLLASGAMFGGALFVRRRRLDPPARLSRGPWMRLPKSLLVFSASLFVMSLSLVLPEGVGGMISGGILGLVLVAGIAWGLLEMIVGMTGGGSRITGPMKHAFAGALHLAFHRRPARFSTRDSAGIRDSALLPLDLTNPEAPLGVGKPSDFNWRQLLGFDACVQCGRCEAVCPAFAAGQPLNPKKLIQDMVVGMAGGSDAAYAGSPYPGDEPRRAPGQHGGGPQQAIVGASPHARPAAQAASSGPIQIKAAPGAVGEATDGDKLIHEFKVLVEPETLWACTTCRACVEECPMMIEHVDAIVDMRRHMTLEQGATPGKGVEVLDNLIATDNPGGFALEARLHWAADLDLPRIAELQAAREAARDPRPVEALLWLGDGAFDMRNQRTLRAFVQVLRAARVDFAILGAEERDSGDVARRLGDEATFQSLATRNIATLSKYRFARIITCDPHSFHVLGREYAAFGGDYLVNHHTSYMNELLAAGRLSLDATRLATLGAVTWHDPCYLGRYNGEFEAPRSLLAALGLEVREMQRSGFRSRCCGGGGGAPVTDIPGKQRIPDMRMGDVRETGAEVVAVGCPQCTAMLEGVVAPAGEAEPQVLDLAELMARALVTDASTQGSSTQGSSTQGLAASTTQPTDAEVAA; encoded by the coding sequence ATGAATGACACGATCTTGTCGGTATTGATCTTCACCGCGCTGGCGCTGGCTGCCCTCGGTGCGGTCAAGCGCATCGGCCTGTGGCGCCAGGGGCGGGCGGACGCCACGTCCATGAGCATGGGAGAGCTGATCGCGAGCCTTGCCAAGGTACCGCGCCGCTACGGGGTGGACCTGCACCACGTGGTCGCGCGGGACCGCTACATGGCCAACACCCATGTCGCCACCGGGGGTGGCTTCGTGGCCGCGGCGCTGCTGATGGTGGTGGTCTACGGCTTCGGCATCGACTCCGCCTGGCTGGGCGTCTTGCTGCTGCTGGCCAGTGGCGCGATGTTCGGTGGCGCGCTGTTCGTGCGTCGTCGTCGCCTCGACCCGCCGGCGCGCCTGTCGCGTGGTCCGTGGATGCGTCTGCCCAAGAGTCTGCTGGTGTTCTCCGCCAGCCTGTTCGTGATGAGTCTGTCACTGGTGCTTCCGGAAGGCGTCGGCGGCATGATCTCCGGCGGTATCCTCGGGCTGGTGCTGGTAGCGGGCATCGCCTGGGGATTGCTCGAGATGATCGTCGGCATGACCGGCGGCGGCTCGCGCATCACCGGGCCGATGAAGCATGCCTTCGCCGGTGCGCTGCATCTGGCCTTCCATCGGCGTCCGGCACGTTTCAGCACCCGTGACAGTGCGGGCATCCGCGACAGCGCGCTGCTGCCGCTGGACCTGACCAACCCTGAGGCACCGCTGGGTGTCGGCAAGCCGTCCGATTTTAACTGGCGTCAACTGCTGGGCTTCGATGCCTGCGTGCAATGCGGGCGCTGTGAAGCGGTGTGCCCGGCGTTCGCGGCCGGTCAGCCGCTCAATCCCAAGAAGCTGATCCAGGACATGGTGGTCGGCATGGCCGGTGGCAGCGATGCCGCCTACGCCGGTTCGCCTTATCCGGGCGATGAGCCCAGGCGCGCGCCCGGCCAGCATGGCGGCGGCCCGCAGCAGGCCATCGTCGGGGCCTCTCCGCATGCTCGCCCGGCAGCTCAGGCAGCCTCATCCGGGCCGATCCAGATCAAGGCGGCACCGGGTGCAGTGGGTGAGGCGACAGATGGCGACAAGCTGATCCACGAGTTCAAGGTACTGGTCGAGCCGGAAACCCTGTGGGCCTGCACCACCTGTCGCGCCTGCGTCGAGGAGTGCCCGATGATGATCGAGCACGTCGATGCCATCGTCGACATGCGCCGTCACATGACGCTGGAGCAGGGCGCGACGCCGGGCAAGGGCGTAGAGGTGCTCGACAACCTGATCGCCACCGACAACCCGGGCGGCTTCGCGCTCGAAGCGCGCCTGCATTGGGCGGCGGACCTCGACCTGCCGCGCATCGCCGAGCTGCAGGCCGCCCGCGAGGCAGCGCGTGATCCGCGTCCTGTGGAAGCGCTGCTGTGGCTGGGCGATGGCGCCTTCGACATGCGCAACCAGCGCACGCTGCGCGCCTTCGTGCAGGTGCTGCGCGCCGCCAGGGTCGATTTCGCCATCCTCGGTGCGGAAGAACGTGACAGTGGTGATGTGGCGCGCCGTCTGGGGGATGAGGCGACCTTCCAGTCGCTGGCCACTCGCAATATCGCCACCCTGTCGAAGTATCGCTTCGCGCGCATCATCACCTGCGATCCGCACAGCTTCCATGTGCTGGGACGTGAATACGCCGCCTTCGGTGGCGACTACCTCGTCAACCACCACACCAGCTACATGAACGAGCTGCTGGCGGCCGGTCGCCTGAGCCTCGATGCCACCAGACTGGCGACGCTCGGCGCGGTCACCTGGCACGACCCCTGCTATCTGGGTCGCTACAACGGTGAATTCGAGGCGCCGCGCAGCTTGTTGGCGGCGCTGGGACTGGAAGTGCGCGAGATGCAGCGCTCCGGCTTCCGCTCACGCTGTTGCGGCGGCGGTGGCGGCGCGCCGGTGACGGACATCCCCGGCAAGCAGCGTATCCCCGACATGCGCATGGGCGATGTGCGCGAGACCGGCGCCGAGGTCGTGGCGGTCGGCTGCCCGCAGTGCACCGCGATGCTGGAAGGCGTGGTGGCACCGGCCGGTGAAGCCGAACCCCAGGTGCTGGATCTGGCGGAACTGATGGCGCGGGCGCTGGTAACGGATGCGTCCACGCAGGGCTCGTCCACACAGGGCTCGTCCACACAGGGCTTGGCGGCGTCGACCACGCAGCCCACTGACGCGGAGGTGGCGGCATGA
- a CDS encoding electron transfer flavoprotein subunit alpha/FixB family protein, whose product MTISPDLHASEQPQATERPPVSHREALPRRDPRLEQQARNRLHPQHLIALQALGRGAAAPQERWMGPQGVMRRDPHVGHFIAANGRKRIDRSGRSGPAAAGAGQPAAVAKARVLPLVEIASPAFLIAVVPDMTGGRLSSQDRDVLGLARQIADADPAHQGAVLAVTFGTLREDGDAADSVGLGAAGADRWLHFADTLHDGYAPLAQLAELEAIDGKLAPRLWLLPESRTGGGERGRRLGARLLCQGDALARPSGNAYQLDGELAAIGRGELAEVNVTGRSGNGQQDLTRPLTRIVLCEAECAEPVEDVRHAALPLEWEAASTAHAVPDVIEDLGPVAVDPSAIALGEAEFILSAGNGIRDWDGFHRAASLLGATEGASRVAVDDGFMPRARQVGATGTWVTARVYVAVGISGAIQHLQGIQRCDKVVAINTDGGCDMVKRADLSVIGDAGAILASLCQQLEAERSAGGDTSAAGQVPAAASASSSTSSATLAADAA is encoded by the coding sequence ATGACGATTTCCCCGGATCTTCACGCATCAGAGCAGCCACAAGCAACCGAGCGCCCACCGGTATCCCATCGAGAGGCGTTGCCACGCCGTGACCCGCGTCTGGAACAGCAGGCACGCAATCGCCTGCACCCGCAGCATCTCATCGCGCTGCAGGCGCTGGGCCGCGGCGCGGCAGCCCCTCAGGAACGCTGGATGGGCCCGCAGGGCGTAATGCGTCGCGACCCGCATGTCGGCCACTTCATCGCCGCCAATGGTCGCAAACGCATCGACCGCAGTGGCCGCTCCGGGCCTGCCGCGGCGGGTGCTGGCCAGCCCGCGGCCGTGGCCAAGGCGCGCGTGCTGCCGCTGGTCGAGATCGCATCACCCGCCTTCCTGATCGCGGTGGTGCCGGACATGACCGGTGGGCGACTCTCGAGTCAGGACCGCGATGTGCTGGGGCTGGCGCGTCAGATCGCTGATGCCGACCCCGCCCATCAGGGCGCGGTGCTGGCCGTCACCTTCGGCACCTTGCGTGAGGATGGTGACGCCGCCGACAGTGTCGGGCTCGGCGCGGCGGGTGCCGATCGCTGGCTGCACTTCGCCGATACCCTCCACGATGGTTATGCGCCGCTGGCCCAGCTGGCGGAGCTTGAGGCCATCGATGGCAAGCTGGCACCACGGCTGTGGTTGCTGCCGGAATCCCGCACTGGCGGCGGCGAACGCGGCCGACGTCTCGGCGCGCGCCTGCTGTGCCAGGGCGATGCGCTGGCGCGGCCCAGCGGCAATGCCTATCAGCTCGACGGCGAGCTTGCCGCCATCGGGCGTGGCGAGCTTGCCGAGGTGAACGTCACCGGGCGCAGCGGCAATGGTCAGCAGGACCTGACCCGCCCGCTGACCCGTATCGTGCTGTGCGAGGCGGAATGCGCCGAGCCGGTGGAAGATGTGCGCCACGCCGCGCTGCCGCTCGAGTGGGAGGCGGCCAGCACCGCGCACGCCGTGCCAGACGTGATCGAAGACCTTGGCCCGGTCGCCGTCGACCCCTCCGCGATCGCGTTGGGCGAGGCTGAATTCATTCTCTCGGCGGGCAACGGTATCCGCGATTGGGATGGCTTCCACCGCGCCGCCAGCCTGCTGGGTGCCACCGAAGGCGCCTCGCGGGTGGCGGTGGATGACGGCTTCATGCCGCGTGCCCGCCAGGTCGGTGCCACCGGTACCTGGGTGACGGCGCGGGTCTATGTCGCGGTGGGCATCTCGGGGGCCATCCAGCATCTGCAGGGCATCCAGCGCTGCGACAAGGTGGTGGCCATCAACACCGATGGCGGCTGTGACATGGTCAAGCGTGCCGATCTTTCGGTGATCGGTGACGCCGGGGCGATTCTCGCCAGTCTCTGTCAGCAGCTCGAGGCCGAACGCAGTGCCGGCGGTGATACCTCGGCGGCGGGTCAGGTGCCTGCCGCGGCCTCGGCGTCATCCAGTACGTCATCCGCCACGCTTGCCGCCGACGCGGCCTGA
- a CDS encoding electron transfer flavoprotein subunit beta yields MKADRSSVAQQASAPLEVVSLVSLGQHPVSGRLRRAEQDARALELCLALERQSAPGAVSLSAWHASGSEIAPGSEQDQALRGYLGMGLESLTLVSPDSLQAEPLKAVDSLKAADQPVIDVWPLLVTRLKQAAPQLVVCGGQGETGEGSGLLPHLLAESLGWPLVEGIVAIESCDGAHLTALQALPRGQRRRLRVKLPALVSVDSAAPAARQSAFAQARRGELSSLASGELVHDAQAEAFGVAPARKRPKRLKRIKATSARDRFKAAAAKAEGGGGKRLEGVSAEEGAAEILKLLREEGVLR; encoded by the coding sequence ATGAAGGCAGATCGTTCATCTGTTGCGCAGCAGGCCTCGGCGCCGCTTGAGGTCGTGAGTCTGGTGTCGTTGGGGCAGCACCCGGTTTCGGGGCGTCTGCGGCGCGCCGAGCAGGACGCCCGCGCTCTGGAGCTGTGTCTGGCGCTGGAGCGTCAGTCGGCACCCGGTGCCGTAAGTCTCAGCGCCTGGCACGCCAGTGGCAGCGAGATCGCGCCCGGCAGCGAACAGGATCAGGCGCTACGCGGTTATCTGGGCATGGGGCTGGAGTCGTTGACGCTGGTGTCGCCCGATTCCCTGCAAGCGGAACCGCTCAAGGCTGTTGATTCGCTCAAGGCTGCTGATCAACCGGTCATCGATGTCTGGCCGCTGTTGGTGACGCGCCTCAAGCAGGCGGCCCCGCAGCTGGTGGTGTGTGGCGGCCAGGGCGAGACCGGTGAGGGCAGTGGTCTGCTGCCGCATCTGCTGGCGGAGAGTCTCGGCTGGCCGCTGGTGGAGGGTATCGTCGCGATCGAGAGCTGCGATGGCGCGCATCTCACCGCCTTGCAGGCGCTGCCACGTGGTCAGCGGCGACGGTTGCGCGTGAAGCTGCCGGCGCTTGTCAGTGTCGATTCCGCGGCGCCGGCGGCGCGTCAGTCGGCCTTCGCGCAGGCGCGGCGCGGTGAGCTTTCCTCACTGGCCAGCGGCGAGCTTGTCCATGATGCGCAGGCCGAGGCCTTCGGCGTGGCTCCGGCTCGCAAGCGTCCCAAGCGCTTGAAGCGCATCAAGGCGACCAGCGCGCGAGACCGCTTCAAGGCCGCGGCCGCCAAGGCCGAAGGGGGTGGT